The genomic DNA AAGGAGAACTCACCAGTCTGACAGAAGGTGCCTCCATATGTCGGCAAACAGAGACATTTAATCTGCCCGTCTCGGTCTGTGCAGGTGCCTCCATTGAGACAAGGGTTGTCCACACAAGCGTCTGTAACACAAAGGTCCAATTATTAGTGGATTATAATGTTGCTTTAACCTGAGAACTCAGGGTAGAGTCTGGTAGCCTACAGTGTTTTACTGGTACAAAAGAACACATTAGGATACATTAGGATGTATTTGGTGGTGAATAACAACTATGGTAAAGCACAAGAATCAATGTACATGTTcacatacatttatttggaAAAGATCCAACAATGTTCTTGTTAAAAAGCAGTGACGTGGTATATGCTGCTTTGTTCAGATGTTAGGGTTTCGCAGGACGACAAACATGGTGCACTGGACAAAAATACACCAAAGGACACATTAAAGAGACATCTGACATTCGGTCTCTATTGAGAAAACCCTTCTTCTGATGACAAGTAAATCACGAGGGTGTATAATTGTTACGCAAACAGCCTCGAAAAACCTCTATTCTATTCAGAGTTGGACTAAATTAAActaaaggagaaagaaaacagcaaaacactgtggaaaaaaaagataaccgATGCCGTGTTGCCAAACTCCTTTGTGAATGATCAAACCATACAAAAGAATCTCTCTCTTGTGTGTCACCATCACAAGGCCCTGAAGAAAAACGAGGGATTggagtttcattttaattttctacaTTTGTGAAAGAAGGCAAAGTGGTGGTATGTGTGTCATGaccaaaattaaacattttacaaGGGCTCTGGTTTGTTTCCCTTGACACCCTATAAACAGGAACTCTGTGGTGTCTGTCATTATACCAAGCACTCATATAGTGCTATTTATTTAGAGAGCTCTCTTTATGTtagtgtgtgtataaaaggtAATAACGGCCTTACACATAATGAGAATCATATGCAGTCTAAGGAAAACTATCATTCCGTTTGGCTAAATATTCCACATCTAGATCAGGCAGAACCACAGGCATACCACATTTTTAGTATGAAACAATGATGCCGTGCTGCCCCGTTTGCTTACTACCACAAATTCTCACTTATTTAATCTACATatgtgttttgttaaaaaacaaatataaactgCTCAACATGGAAAGTTTAACTCTAATGTAAAAGagttaaacttttaaaaaaagttaaaaaacgTTTTCGGCAAACTTAAGACATCTTCTACTGAGAGTGTGCCCAATCAAacagaatataataaaatgGAACCCGCATCCTTAAGTTAATTGCAGTTCTTTCTTCAGCTTCCTTACAACTGAGGCTTTAATAttctaaaatgtaatgtttgagACTGAAAGAGGAGTTAACACACATGACATTGACTTTATCATTATTACacctaaaaataacaaaacaacagattaaGCAACAGAACAAGAAGTGactaaacacaacagaaaacaacaacccagaGAGGACACTTAATGTGATAGTAAGTGCAACGATATTATTTGTGCttataaacataataataatctgtgctTTTGGTAGTAGTCTTAAATATCAATAGAACTAGTAAACTGACAGTTAtggattaaatataaaacattattgCGATTGCACTTGTTAGCGCTGTTACATTCTACACAATTGCtgtaaaagagaaacaaagagtcCATTTAAACAAGCAAATTAAAAAAGGCACACAGTGAGTGTTAAAGAATAGTAGTGAGTAGTGAATAGTTTGCACTTGATTCaattttcagaaaacaaaacccaCTGATTATGGTTCTGTGGAAGGTTAACCAATGCTAACCATgatttttgcagaaaatcttcaTGAGAAGAAGTACTaaatcactcattcactcaggcACACCACTATATCACAGTACTTCACAGAAGTCAATCTTTGGATAGGGAGGAGAATGTCATGCACAGCAGGACTGGATTGTTGGCAAATGCCAAACGGGAAACTTCCCAGTGTGAGTATCTTGAGGGGAATTGGAATCACAAGGACAGAAGTGAGAGGTGGAAGGAGTCAAAGGGGTGAGTGGGCTTTTTGAGACAAGTGAAACAAATACAGGTAATCGTTTGAAAAGGAAGGGAAAAGTTTTACAGAAAATGGAGGTAAAGGTGGGTTTGGGGATTTTAGTGCATCACTGCGTCGAGTAGCAAGAAGAGGACTGTTAAGCTGAAGAAAGTGGCTTTAACGTTACCTGAAGCTTTCCCTGTACTGCCTACAGCTGCCCTCTCATTGGGCAAGATAAGCAGGGTGGGTGGCTGGGTGGAACTAAACTCCACATCCACCAGACCCTGATCCACTGGTGGTTTGTGGTGTGTCACCCTCTGAGGCCCTGTTGTCTTGTGGAAAATTCTGGGCGTCGATGTGGTCGGGCTCCAGGCGCGTCTGGACCAATGTGTGGTGGTTGTGATGGTGGTGCTCGTCGTTCCTGTTGTAGCTCTGGTGGGCTTTGTACTTGTGGAGGAACGTGAAGCTGCTGTTGAGGAGGGGGAAGTGGTTCTTCTGCTGTACTCGAGATCATTGACAGATTCTTGGGGTCCAGTTGTGGTGGTCACCAGAGCCCAGTTAGAACTTTGTGAATCGAGAGGATAGATGGTGAAATCCTCCTCAACTGTAGGAGCAAAGTTGACATTTTCCTCTGAGGTTGAAGCAATTTTAGATTCTTCTCCAAGGACTGTGGTAAAATTAGCTTCCTCTTCTAAGTGTAGGGAAACATTAGCTTGTTCTCCAGACGTTAGACCAACATCAAGTTGTTCAGGGGTTGGGACAACATTTGCTTCTTCTTCAATGGTTGATCCAACATCAAACTTTTCAAGGATTGGGACAACATCATCTTCAATGGttgaagtaatattatattcTTCTTTTGAAGTTGGGGAAACAGTTGTCCCTTTAAGAACTGGGGTGACTTTAACATCAAGTGTTCTGGCAATGTACGTTTCTTCTTTCATAGCAGTggaaaaatttgttttttcttcagttgTTGGGTGAACATTTAATTCTCTTTCATACACTGGGGAAAGTGTAACTTCCTCGTCCAGTGAAAAGGAGCCTTTAGCCTCTTCTTCCAAGGTTGGTAAAATTTCCCCTTCAAAGGTTAGAGTAATTGCGATGTCTTCTTCAGGAGTTGGAGAAACTTTAACTCCCTGTTCCAGTGAAAAGGAAACTTTAGCCTCACCTTCAACAGTCGGAAAAACTTTAATTTCCTCAGTTGGAGCAACTTTGTTGTCTTTTCCGAAGACTGCAGTAACTGTATCTGTTCCAGGTTCCAGTCCACTTGCCTCTTCAGAAGCAATAGTCGCAGTACCCCAATACCCTCTGGACCCTGGTGTGCGATACAGTGCTGTGGTAGAATCAGTAGGCAGCTGAGAACTGTTTGACCTCTCTGAAGACTTGGTGGTGGCAAAACTGGTGTCTTCAGCCTTGGTCACATGCAGTTGTTCTTCCTCAGTATCAATTGTGACTGAGTCTTCTGATTCCAAGCTCGTACTTCCCTCCTGTTTAGAAATGGAAGACTCCCATAACTGTGCCACCGTGGTGACGATGCTGAAGGCACGTTTCTCAGTGCTTTGTGTGTCAGACGAAGACGTCGGGTGTGGGATTCCAGTCCAAGGTTCAACAGGAACGCTGCTAGCTGAAGCAGGGGGGGATGGATGAGTGGTAAACCCAGAGGCGGATGAATCGGACGAGGTGGTGAAACTGACGGTTTCAGCATCGAGATCCCTctctgaggaaaaaacaaaaagattgaCACGTGATTTTAGGAGCTGTAAATGTATAAGTATCTTAAACTGAAACAAGTTCTGCCAATACAGCCAcataaatgttacaaactgAACATTTTCGACACACATTGCAGTTGGAGTAAAGTGGACCAACTGACTGACATCTCAAAAACTGTAGGGATTacgatgatttttatttttttgaccttCCAGATCCTTAGACTACAAATATTACTTGCTTTCATTAGTTCCTGTTTTTTCCTCTAATTTTACCATGAGGTTGACATTTATGGATATTAGCAACTAGACCACAACTAGATAGACTGCAACAAAATATTGCACAGTTATGAAGTTATATGTACCCAGTACACAAGTAAGCAAATACTTGACCTCTAAAACTAATACTGCATttctttcaaataaatacattactaAAACCCACTTCTTATCATAGCATCATCATTGATGNNNNNNNNNNNNNNNNNNNNNNNNNNNNNNNNNNNNNNNNNNNNNNNNNNNNNNNNNNNNNNNNNNNNNNNNNNNNNNNNNNNNNNNNNNNNNNNNNNNNATGactttgtgtgattttgacctacatactatattattatgACTTTTGTGGTGACTGGACTATTATTACACTATAGCATGACTTTTGTGCGGATTTTGGAcgcaacatactatagtatgacttttttgagtgatttttggcaatatattatagtatgacttttttgagtgattttggaagacatactatagtatgactttttttggatggcatactatagtatgacttttttgaccgattttggacgacatactatagtatgacttttttgaccgatggGTCTTGTGCTAATGTGCATTATTCCTTCTGCCCTCAGAGATTCACTGTCGCGTCCTGAGCTCATTGC from Solea senegalensis isolate Sse05_10M linkage group LG20, IFAPA_SoseM_1, whole genome shotgun sequence includes the following:
- the LOC122786803 gene encoding brevican core protein-like, yielding MVLVLQVSTREQQQQLKVGECVCLGACTIKLELLKSRVNLFVFSSERDLDAETVSFTTSSDSSASGFTTHPSPPASASSVPVEPWTGIPHPTSSSDTQSTEKRAFSIVTTVAQLWESSISKQEGSTSLESEDSVTIDTEEEQLHVTKAEDTSFATTKSSERSNSSQLPTDSTTALYRTPGSRGYWGTATIASEEASGLEPGTDTVTAVFGKDNKVAPTEEIKVFPTVEGEAKVSFSLEQGVKVSPTPEEDIAITLTFEGEILPTLEEEAKGSFSLDEEVTLSPVYERELNVHPTTEEKTNFSTAMKEETYIARTLDVKVTPVLKGTTVSPTSKEEYNITSTIEDDVVPILEKFDVGSTIEEEANVVPTPEQLDVGLTSGEQANVSLHLEEEANFTTVLGEESKIASTSEENVNFAPTVEEDFTIYPLDSQSSNWALVTTTTGPQESVNDLEYSRRTTSPSSTAASRSSTSTKPTRATTGTTSTTITTTTHWSRRAWSPTTSTPRIFHKTTGPQRVTHHKPPVDQGLVDVEFSSTQPPTLLILPNERAAVGSTGKASDACVDNPCLNGGTCTDRDGQIKCLCLPTYGGTFCQTDMERCEPGWDKFHGFCYRHFGQRLSWEVAEQHCRMLGAHLVSIMTPEEQSYINSNYKEYQWTGLNDKTIEDDFRWSDGNPLLYENWYRGQPDSYFLSGEDCVVMVWHDDGRWSDVPCNYHLAYTCKKGTSSCGPPPKVRNTSIFGKARQRYETNAVVRYHCAKGFQQRLSPLIRCLPGGMWERPQIMCTPEAGGPTQQPEQTSATHNLAAIQDEFEAKETKKMPQYWDIKF